A stretch of Rhizobium sp. TH2 DNA encodes these proteins:
- the rpsH gene encoding 30S ribosomal protein S8 yields the protein MSMTDPLGDMLTRIRNGVARRKSSVSTPASNLRARVLDVLQSEGYIRGYSKVDFENGKSELNIELKYYEGAPVIRKIDRVSKPGRRVYVSVKSIPQVANGLGITILSTPKGVMADHQAREQNVGGELLCSIF from the coding sequence ATGTCCATGACTGATCCATTGGGTGATATGCTCACCCGCATCCGCAACGGTGTCGCCCGCCGCAAGTCGTCTGTTTCGACTCCGGCTTCGAACCTGCGTGCCCGCGTCCTCGACGTGCTGCAGTCCGAAGGCTACATCCGCGGTTATTCGAAGGTCGATTTCGAGAACGGCAAGTCCGAGCTCAACATCGAGCTGAAATACTACGAAGGCGCTCCGGTGATCCGCAAGATCGACCGCGTGTCCAAGCCGGGCCGCCGGGTCTATGTCTCGGTCAAGTCCATTCCGCAGGTCGCGAACGGTCTCGGCATCACTATCCTTTCGACTCCGAAGGGTGTGATGGCCGATCACCAGGCTCGCGAACAGAACGTTGGTGGCGAACTGCTTTGCTCGATCTTCTGA
- the rpsN gene encoding 30S ribosomal protein S14, producing MAKTSAVEKNKRRRALVAQQANKRAKLKAIIQSRDLPIEDRFKATLKLAEMPRNGSKTRIRNRCEITGRPRAYYRKLKMSRIALRQLGNFGQIPGIVKSSW from the coding sequence ATGGCGAAAACGAGCGCAGTTGAGAAAAACAAGCGCCGCCGTGCATTGGTTGCCCAGCAGGCTAACAAGCGTGCCAAGCTCAAGGCAATCATCCAGAGCCGCGATCTTCCGATCGAAGACCGGTTCAAGGCTACTCTGAAACTGGCTGAAATGCCGCGCAATGGCTCAAAGACCCGCATTCGCAATCGTTGCGAAATCACCGGCCGTCCGCGTGCATATTACCGGAAGCTCAAAATGTCGCGTATCGCTCTGCGCCAACTCGGCAATTTTGGACAGATCCCCGGCATTGTGAAGTCAAGCTGGTAA
- the rpsM gene encoding 30S ribosomal protein S13 produces the protein MARIAGVNIPTQKRVVIALTYIHGIGPKFAQEIVEKVGIPAERRVHQLTDAEVLAVREAIDRDYQVEGDLRRETSMNIKRLMDLGCYRGLRHRRSLPVRGQRTHTNARTRKGPAKAIAGKKK, from the coding sequence GTGGCCCGTATAGCTGGCGTCAACATCCCGACTCAGAAGCGTGTTGTCATCGCTCTGACTTATATCCACGGGATCGGTCCGAAATTCGCTCAGGAAATCGTCGAGAAGGTCGGCATCCCGGCTGAACGCCGCGTGCATCAGCTCACCGATGCCGAAGTTCTTGCTGTCCGCGAAGCCATCGACCGCGACTATCAGGTGGAAGGCGATCTTCGCCGCGAAACCTCGATGAATATCAAGCGTCTGATGGACCTCGGTTGCTACCGCGGCCTGCGTCATCGCCGCTCGCTGCCCGTTCGCGGCCAGCGCACGCACACCAATGCCCGCACCCGCAAGGGTCCGGCAAAGGCGATTGCCGGCAAGAAGAAGTAA
- the rplF gene encoding 50S ribosomal protein L6: MSRIGKKPVQVPAGVTASITGQTVTMKGPKGELKYVVNDEVLIKLEDNTVAVTPANDSKDARAKWGMSRTMIENLAKGVKDGFEKKLEINGVGYRAAMNGKNLQLQLGFSHDVVYQPPEGISIVCPKPTEITVTGIDKQVVGQVAAEIREYRGPEPYKGKGVKYAGERIIRKEGKKK; encoded by the coding sequence ATGTCTCGTATCGGTAAAAAGCCCGTTCAGGTTCCTGCCGGCGTGACGGCGTCCATCACTGGACAGACCGTGACCATGAAGGGTCCCAAGGGCGAACTCAAGTATGTCGTCAACGACGAAGTGCTCATCAAGCTCGAAGACAACACCGTCGCCGTAACTCCGGCGAACGACTCCAAGGACGCCCGCGCAAAGTGGGGCATGTCCCGCACCATGATCGAGAATCTCGCGAAGGGTGTGAAGGATGGTTTCGAGAAGAAGCTGGAAATCAACGGCGTCGGTTATCGCGCCGCGATGAACGGCAAGAACCTGCAGCTCCAGCTCGGCTTCTCGCACGATGTGGTCTACCAGCCGCCGGAAGGCATCAGCATTGTCTGCCCGAAGCCGACCGAAATCACGGTTACCGGCATCGACAAGCAGGTCGTCGGCCAGGTGGCAGCGGAAATCCGCGAATATCGCGGCCCCGAGCCCTACAAGGGCAAGGGTGTGAAATACGCCGGTGAGCGTATTATCCGCAAGGAAGGCAAGAAGAAGTAA
- the rpsE gene encoding 30S ribosomal protein S5 — protein MAQEKRRDDRQNREERDSEFVDKLVAINRVAKVVKGGRRFGFAALVVVGDQKGRVGFGHGKAREVPEAIRKATEAAKRDLIFVPLRDGRTLHHDVNGRHGAGKVLLRSAQAGTGIIAGGPMRAVFETLGVHDVVAKSTGSSNPYNMVRATFDALKNQVHPKDIAAQRGIKYATLQTRRSQATGGAVAAVEE, from the coding sequence ATGGCACAAGAAAAGAGGCGGGATGACCGCCAGAACCGCGAAGAGCGCGACAGCGAGTTTGTCGACAAGCTCGTCGCGATCAACCGCGTCGCGAAGGTCGTCAAGGGCGGCCGTCGTTTCGGCTTCGCAGCGCTCGTCGTCGTCGGCGACCAGAAGGGCCGCGTCGGCTTCGGCCATGGCAAGGCTCGTGAAGTGCCGGAAGCGATCCGCAAGGCGACTGAAGCCGCCAAGCGCGACCTGATCTTCGTACCGCTGCGCGATGGCCGTACGCTGCATCATGACGTCAATGGTCGTCATGGCGCCGGCAAGGTTCTGCTTCGCTCGGCCCAGGCCGGTACCGGTATCATCGCCGGTGGCCCGATGCGCGCCGTCTTCGAAACACTCGGCGTCCATGACGTCGTTGCCAAGTCGACCGGTTCGTCCAATCCGTACAACATGGTTCGCGCGACGTTCGACGCTCTCAAGAACCAGGTTCACCCGAAGGACATCGCAGCTCAGCGCGGCATCAAGTATGCAACGCTTCAGACGCGCCGCTCCCAGGCGACCGGCGGCGCAGTTGCCGCTGTCGAAGAATAA
- the secY gene encoding preprotein translocase subunit SecY, with amino-acid sequence MASAAEQLASNLSFSTFSKAEDLKKRLLFTLGALLVYRLGTYIPLPGIDPAAFANAFKTQSSGILGIFNMFSGGAVERMAIFALGIMPYISASIIVQLMTSVVPALEQLKKEGEQGRKMINQYTRYGTVILGALQAYGIAVSMESGQGIVMDPGWFFRISTVVTLLGGTMFLMWLGEQITSRGIGNGISLIIFAGIVAALPSALAGTLELGRTGALSTAIIVVVILVAIAAIAMIVFFERAQRRLLIQYPKRQVGNRMFQGDTSHLPLKLNTSGVIPAIFASSLLLLPATLAGFSGSQGTLPDWATAIVAALGHGQPLYMLAYAGLIGFFAFFYTAIVFNPKDTADNLKKQGGFIPGIRPGERTAEYIDYVLTRITVVGALYLIFVCILPEILIAQTGVPFYLGGTSLLIVVSVTLDTVAQIQGHLIATQYEGLIKKSKLRGGKRG; translated from the coding sequence ATGGCTTCTGCAGCGGAACAACTAGCTTCCAACCTGAGCTTTTCGACCTTTTCAAAGGCTGAGGACCTCAAGAAGCGTCTTCTGTTCACCCTTGGCGCGCTTCTCGTCTATCGCCTCGGTACCTATATTCCGCTTCCCGGCATCGATCCGGCCGCATTCGCCAACGCGTTCAAGACGCAGTCCAGCGGCATTCTCGGCATCTTCAACATGTTCTCCGGCGGTGCCGTCGAGCGCATGGCGATCTTCGCGCTCGGAATCATGCCTTATATCTCCGCTTCGATCATCGTCCAGCTGATGACCTCGGTCGTTCCGGCGCTCGAGCAGCTCAAGAAAGAGGGCGAGCAGGGCCGCAAGATGATCAACCAGTACACCCGCTACGGCACGGTGATCCTGGGTGCGCTGCAGGCCTATGGCATAGCGGTTTCGATGGAATCGGGGCAGGGGATCGTCATGGATCCCGGCTGGTTCTTCCGCATTTCGACCGTGGTGACGCTTTTGGGCGGCACGATGTTCCTGATGTGGCTCGGCGAGCAGATCACCTCGCGCGGCATCGGCAACGGCATTTCGCTGATCATCTTCGCAGGCATCGTCGCGGCACTTCCGAGCGCTCTTGCCGGCACTCTCGAACTGGGCCGCACCGGTGCGCTTTCGACGGCCATCATCGTCGTGGTGATCCTCGTTGCCATTGCGGCAATTGCAATGATCGTGTTCTTCGAGCGTGCCCAACGACGGCTCCTGATCCAGTATCCGAAACGGCAGGTCGGTAACCGGATGTTCCAGGGCGATACGTCGCATCTGCCGCTGAAGCTCAACACTTCAGGCGTCATCCCGGCCATCTTCGCATCGTCGCTGCTGCTTCTGCCCGCTACCTTGGCTGGCTTCTCCGGCAGCCAGGGGACGCTGCCGGATTGGGCGACCGCGATCGTGGCGGCCCTCGGCCATGGCCAGCCGCTCTACATGCTGGCCTATGCGGGCCTGATCGGCTTCTTCGCCTTCTTCTACACGGCGATCGTCTTCAATCCGAAGGACACCGCCGATAACCTCAAGAAGCAGGGCGGCTTCATCCCTGGCATCCGTCCGGGCGAGCGGACTGCGGAATATATCGACTACGTGCTGACCCGCATCACGGTGGTCGGCGCTCTCTACCTGATTTTCGTCTGCATCCTGCCGGAGATCCTGATTGCCCAGACCGGTGTGCCGTTCTACCTTGGTGGCACGTCGCTTTTGATTGTTGTCAGCGTCACCCTTGATACTGTAGCACAGATCCAGGGACATCTGATCGCCACGCAATATGAGGGGCTCATCAAGAAGTCGAAACTCCGGGGAGGTAAGAGGGGATAA
- the rplO gene encoding 50S ribosomal protein L15 yields the protein MKLNEITDNEGALKRRKRVGRGIGSGTGKTGGRGVKGQKARSGVAINGFEGGQMPIYRRLPKRGFNNIFKSDFVVVSLGRIQAAIDAKKLDGKKTVDAAALKAAGVIRREKDGIRIMSDGEIKAKVAIEAMGASKAAVEKIEKAGGSVKLLAPVAEAASE from the coding sequence ATGAAACTGAATGAAATCACCGACAACGAAGGCGCGCTCAAGCGCCGCAAGCGCGTGGGCCGCGGTATCGGCTCGGGCACCGGCAAGACCGGCGGTCGCGGCGTGAAGGGTCAGAAGGCCCGTTCCGGCGTTGCCATCAACGGTTTTGAAGGCGGCCAGATGCCAATCTACCGCCGCCTGCCGAAGCGTGGCTTCAATAACATCTTCAAGTCCGACTTCGTCGTCGTATCGCTCGGCCGTATTCAGGCCGCGATCGATGCCAAGAAGCTCGACGGCAAGAAGACTGTTGACGCGGCTGCCCTCAAGGCTGCCGGCGTGATCCGTCGCGAAAAGGACGGCATCCGCATCATGTCCGATGGCGAGATCAAGGCCAAGGTCGCGATCGAAGCCATGGGCGCTTCGAAGGCTGCTGTCGAGAAAATCGAGAAGGCCGGCGGCTCCGTAAAGCTGCTGGCACCGGTTGCCGAAGCCGCTTCCGAATAA
- the rpmD gene encoding 50S ribosomal protein L30, with product MAKKAETKKTTVTVEQIGSPIRRPARQEQTLIGLGLNKMHRVRTLEDTPSVRGMIAKVSHLVRVVDDK from the coding sequence ATGGCCAAGAAGGCAGAAACCAAGAAGACCACCGTCACCGTTGAGCAGATCGGTTCGCCGATTCGCCGTCCGGCCCGCCAGGAACAGACCCTGATCGGCCTCGGCCTCAACAAGATGCACCGCGTCCGTACGCTCGAAGACACGCCGTCCGTGCGTGGCATGATCGCCAAGGTCAGCCACCTGGTTCGCGTCGTCGACGACAAGTGA
- a CDS encoding adenylate kinase: MRLILLGPPGAGKGTQAQRIVEKHGIPQLSTGDMLRAAVTAGTDVGKRAKAVMDAGNLVSDEIVNAIVSERIDQPDCKDGFILDGYPRTLVQADAVEAMLATKGTKLDVVIELEVDDRILVDRISGRYTCANCGAGYHDRSHKPKVDGVCDKCGSTSFKRRADDNAETVATRLQDYYKKTSPLIGYYHAKGLLKSVDGMADMDEVTASIEAILAKV; encoded by the coding sequence ATGCGGTTAATCTTGTTGGGGCCGCCGGGCGCGGGGAAGGGCACCCAGGCCCAGCGGATCGTGGAGAAGCATGGCATTCCGCAACTTTCGACTGGTGACATGCTGCGTGCAGCGGTGACCGCCGGCACTGATGTCGGCAAGCGTGCCAAGGCGGTGATGGATGCCGGCAATCTCGTATCCGACGAGATCGTCAATGCCATCGTCTCCGAGCGAATCGACCAGCCAGATTGCAAGGACGGCTTTATCCTCGACGGTTACCCGCGTACCCTCGTCCAGGCCGATGCCGTCGAAGCGATGCTCGCCACCAAAGGCACCAAGCTCGACGTCGTGATCGAGCTCGAAGTTGATGACCGCATTCTCGTGGATCGCATTTCCGGCCGCTATACCTGCGCCAATTGCGGCGCCGGCTATCATGACCGGTCGCACAAGCCGAAGGTCGATGGTGTCTGCGACAAATGCGGCTCGACCAGCTTCAAGCGCCGCGCCGACGACAATGCCGAGACGGTGGCGACGCGGCTGCAGGACTATTATAAGAAGACTTCGCCCTTGATCGGCTACTATCACGCCAAGGGTCTCCTGAAATCGGTTGACGGCATGGCCGATATGGATGAAGTAACCGCATCGATCGAGGCGATTCTCGCCAAGGTCTGA
- the rplE gene encoding 50S ribosomal protein L5, whose amino-acid sequence MAKDSYEPRLKKEYNERIRQAMQEAFSYSNVMMIPRVDKIVINMGVGEATADSKKPTVAAADLAAIAGQKPVITKARNSIAGFKVREFMPIGAKVTLRGIRMYEFMDRLINIALPRVRDFRGLNPKSFDGRGNFAMGVKEHIVFPEINYDKVDQMWGMDIIVCTTAKTDDEARTLLKEFNFPFRA is encoded by the coding sequence AGGATAGTTACGAGCCGCGGCTCAAGAAGGAATACAACGAGCGCATCCGTCAGGCGATGCAGGAGGCTTTCTCCTACTCAAACGTCATGATGATCCCGCGCGTCGACAAGATCGTGATCAACATGGGCGTGGGCGAGGCGACTGCCGACTCCAAGAAGCCTACCGTTGCCGCAGCCGACCTTGCTGCGATTGCCGGCCAGAAGCCTGTTATCACCAAGGCACGCAATTCCATCGCTGGCTTCAAGGTCCGCGAGTTTATGCCGATCGGCGCGAAGGTTACCCTGCGCGGCATCCGCATGTATGAATTCATGGACCGTCTGATCAACATCGCGCTTCCGCGCGTTCGAGACTTCCGCGGCCTGAATCCGAAGAGCTTTGACGGCCGTGGCAATTTCGCCATGGGTGTCAAGGAGCACATCGTGTTCCCGGAAATCAACTACGACAAGGTTGATCAGATGTGGGGCATGGACATTATCGTTTGCACGACGGCCAAGACCGACGACGAAGCGCGGACTCTTCTGAAAGAGTTCAACTTCCCGTTCCGTGCCTGA
- the rplR gene encoding 50S ribosomal protein L18: protein MASTKESQVRRASRVRRQIKSVANGRPRLSVHRSSKNIYAQIIDDVAGKTLASASTLDGDLKSLKTGADTAAAAAVGKLVAERAVKAGVKEVVFDRGAFIYHGRVKALADAAREGGLSF, encoded by the coding sequence ATGGCTAGCACAAAAGAATCCCAGGTGCGCCGCGCGAGCCGCGTCCGCCGTCAGATCAAGTCGGTCGCCAATGGCCGTCCGCGTCTGAGCGTTCATCGTTCTTCCAAGAACATCTACGCCCAGATCATCGATGACGTTGCGGGCAAGACCCTTGCTTCGGCTTCCACCCTCGATGGTGACCTCAAGAGCCTGAAGACCGGCGCCGACACCGCAGCAGCTGCCGCCGTTGGCAAGCTGGTTGCAGAACGTGCCGTCAAGGCCGGCGTGAAGGAAGTGGTCTTCGACCGCGGCGCCTTCATCTATCACGGCCGCGTCAAGGCGCTCGCCGATGCAGCCCGCGAAGGCGGTCTGAGCTTCTGA